In Odontesthes bonariensis isolate fOdoBon6 chromosome 6, fOdoBon6.hap1, whole genome shotgun sequence, one genomic interval encodes:
- the LOC142382762 gene encoding nucleus accumbens-associated protein 2-like gives MSEGLLQVEIPDFGSSVLGSLNEQRLLGHYCDVSILVQGQAFKAHRAVLAASSLYFRDLFSSAADQSSSSSSSSQAVFELPSSVTPTCFQQILSFCYTGRLSMAASEQLVLMYTAGYLQIQNIVERGMELLMMKASSSSPLCCDSQTTSADELGGFDAPMVQQQQHAPPLQDVGPDQPTLSPEELLLAVSRIKQERADSPPAEENGGAGEEARVELVGELQSSRGSALCYLSAGGGLVPGLQTYLLAGGGRSSPGGSSLPTDSPPSHPPTEEELEEDYYGSAVHPGLYQHIYGHHGNQFIQEKLEMLPLPLANERRPCVLVGRDNMALPASLISQIGYRCHPSLYTEGDPGEKVELVAGSGVFMTRGQLMNCHLCAGVKHKVLLRRLLATFFDRNTLANSCGTGIRSSTNDPSRKPLDNRVLNTVKLYCQNFAPNFKESEMNVIAADMCTNARRVRKRWLPKIQSLLPDGLPASASSHPRKSKRGGGGGGGGGAGEAAAQPGGGPYELDLRQLGSSYLGLEAPPYAERREREAAGEKEREKEAPAALLPHLQFAGSRGGGGGEERPMGGEADGEGRLQTEQPADLPLSLSSSSSSSSSHASPQPAEPAPPHGGLADSDERGAEPLDDSQ, from the exons ATGTCGGAGgggctgctgcaggtggagatccCCGACTTCGGCAGCAGCGTCCTGGGCAGCCTGAACGAGCAGCGGCTGCTGGGGCACTACTGCGACGTCTCCATCCTGGTGCAGGGTCAGGCCTTCAAGGCGCACCGAGCCGTGCTCGCCGCCTCCTCGCTGTACTTCAGAGACCTGTTCAGCTCTGCGGCCGACcagtcttcctcttcctcttcctcctcccagGCGGTGTTCGAGCTCCCGTCCTCCGTGACGCCAACATGTTTCCAGCAGATTCTGTCCTTCTGCTACACCGGCCGCCTCAGCATGGCTGCCAGCGAGCAGCTGGTGCTCATGTACACCGCCGGCTACCTGCAGATCCAGAACATCGTGGAGAGAGGCATGGAGCTGCTGATGATGaaggcctcctcctcctcgccaCTGTGCTGCGACTCTCAG ACCACCTCAGCAGACGAGCTCGGGGGCTTCGACGCCCCGAtggtccagcagcagcagcacgccCCCCCcctgcaggacgtcggcccGGACCAGCCGACCCTGAGCCCGGAggagctgctgctggccgtCAGCAGGATCAAGCAGGAGCGAGCCGACAGCCCCCCTGCTGAGGAGAACGGGGGGGCCGGAGAGGAGGCCAG AGTGGAGCTGGTCGGGGAGCTGCAGTCCTCCCGGGGCAGCGCTCTGTGCTACCTGAGTGCAGGCGGAGGTTTGGTGCCGGGGCTGCAGACCTACCTGCTGGCAGGTGGGGGGCGCTCCAGTCCAGGGGGCTCCAGCCTCCCAACGGactcccctccctcccacccccccaccgaggaggagctggaggaggactACTACGGCAGCGCCGTGCACCCGGGACTCTACCAGCACATCTACGGCCATCATGGAAACCAGTTCA TCCAAGAGAAGCTGGAGATGCTGCCCCTCCCATTGGCTAACGAGCGCCGGCCCTGCGTGCTGGTTGGTCGGGACAACATGGCGCTGCCGGCCAGCCTGATCAGTCAGATCGGGTATCGCTGCCACCCGTCGCTCTACACGGAGGGAGACCCGGGAGAGAAGGTGGAGCTGGTGGCAG GGTCAGGTGTGTTCATGACGCGCGGTCAGCTGATGAACTGCCACCTGTGTGCCGGGGTCAAACACAAGGTGCTGCTCAGGAGGCTGCTGGCCACCTTCTTCGACAG AAACACGCTGGCCAATAGCTGCGGGACGGGGATCCGCTCCTCCACCAACGATCCGAGCCGAAAGCCGCTGGACAACCGAGTGCTAAACACCGTCAAAT TGTACTGTCAGAACTTTGCGCCCAACTTTAAGGAGAGCGAGATGAACGTCATCGCGGCCGACATGTGCACCAACGCTCGCAGAGTTCGGAAACGTTGGCTCCCAAAGATCCAGTCGCTCCTCCCCGACGGCCTCCCCGCCTCCGCCTCCTCGCACCCCCGCAAGAGCAAGAGgggtggtggaggtggaggagggggcGGAGCTGGGGAGGCGGCGGCGCAGCCCGGCGGCGGCCCCTACGAGCTGGACCTGCGGCAGCTCGGCTCGTCCTACCTCGGCCTGGAGGCTCCGCCGTATGCCGAGCGGCGTGAGAGGGAGGCGGCGGGCGAGAAGGAGCGGGAGAAGGAGGCGCCGGCTGCCCTCCTGCCCCACCTGCAGTTCGCCGGGTCTCGTGGGGGAGGCGGGGGGGAGGAAAGGCCGATGGGGGGGGAGGCGGACGGAGAGGGGAGGCTACAGACTGAACAACCCGCCGACCTCCCCCTCTccctgtcctcctcctcctcctcctcctcgtcacACGCCTCCCCTCAGCCCGCAGAGCCGGCCCCTCCTCACGGCGGATTGGCCGACTCGGACGAGAGGGGGGCGGAGCCTCTGGATGACAGCCAATAA